The following proteins are encoded in a genomic region of bacterium:
- a CDS encoding transposase translates to MPHTVSDIASCENQIHQFFHNQRIGHLLKCSNLRHQKGISPVLVFRLLFTLVFTGKNLFRTLEMAGETCDMGKDTVYRFLNSVHTNWRRFLLLISSRVISRELEPLTDVTNMKVLIADDTLYRRNRSKHVELLARVFDHTDRRYYRGFRMLTLGWSDGISFLPVCCALLSSNKKENRLVPLRTDLDRRTNGAKRRRESTCKATDVL, encoded by the coding sequence ATGCCCCACACTGTATCAGACATCGCTTCCTGTGAAAACCAGATTCATCAGTTCTTTCATAATCAGAGAATCGGGCACCTGTTGAAGTGCAGCAACCTTCGTCATCAGAAAGGCATTTCTCCGGTTCTTGTGTTCCGTCTTTTGTTTACCCTGGTTTTCACCGGCAAGAACCTGTTTCGGACCCTGGAAATGGCGGGGGAAACTTGCGACATGGGCAAGGACACGGTCTACCGGTTCCTCAATTCGGTCCACACCAATTGGCGCAGATTTCTTCTTCTGATCAGCTCACGAGTAATCAGCCGGGAACTTGAGCCATTGACCGATGTTACCAACATGAAAGTGCTGATCGCCGATGACACGCTTTACCGCCGGAATCGGAGCAAACATGTGGAGTTGCTTGCACGGGTATTCGACCATACCGATCGGCGATATTACCGTGGATTCAGGATGCTCACCCTGGGGTGGTCGGACGGCATCAGTTTTCTGCCTGTTTGCTGTGCCCTGTTGTCCTCCAATAAGAAGGAAAACCGCCTGGTTCCTTTGCGCACGGACCTTGACCGCCGCACCAACGGGGCAAAACGTCGCCGGGAAAGCACCTGCAAGGCAACGGATGTGCT